A single window of Syngnathus acus chromosome 23, fSynAcu1.2, whole genome shotgun sequence DNA harbors:
- the LOC119116918 gene encoding ninjurin-2-like isoform X1, which translates to MQGLGKTDRGDQVRDMDLTSQRSTMPVGGPLQGGSSSNLNMNLYATKKTAAEGMLDIALFLANITHMKTVIEQGAGYRYYAAVLTLISFSLGLQIVAGILIIIIARVELTLLPSYQRLLNFLNNLTTGIIFLTLLVNIIKSAFGTQRSCLLRWMFQRFVL; encoded by the exons ATGCAGGGGCTCGGAAAGACAGACCGCGGAGACCAAGTTCGAGACATGGACCTGACGTCGCAAAGATCCACCATGCCGGTCGGCGGTCCCCTGCAG gGTGGCTCGTCCTCTAACCTGAACATGAACCTGTACGCCACCAAGAAGACTGCGGCCGAGGGCATGCTGGACATTGCTCTCTTCCTAGCGAACATCACACACATGAAGACAGTCATCGAGCAAGGTGCGGGATACAG ATACTACGCAGCCGTCCTGACTCTCATCTCCTTCTCACTGGGTCTCCAGATAGTCGCCGGGATCCTGATCATAATCATAG CTCGTGTCGAGCTGACCCTGCTCCCCTCATACCAGCGGCTATTAAACTTCCTCAACAATCTGACCACGGGCATCATCTTCCTCACCTTGCTCGTCAACATCATCAAGTCCGCTTTCGGCACGCAACGTAGCTGCCTGCTGCGATGGATGTTTCAGCGTTTTGTATTGTGA
- the LOC119116918 gene encoding ninjurin-2-like isoform X2: MQGLGKTDRGDQVRDMDLTSQRSTMPVGGPLQGGSSSNLNMNLYATKKTAAEGMLDIALFLANITHMKTVIEQGAGYRYYAAVLTLISFSLGLQIVAGILIIIIARRDLNVVSNQKRLDYLNNVATGVIFVTTVINFFISFFGSKRTGFFRWLLARLHF, translated from the exons ATGCAGGGGCTCGGAAAGACAGACCGCGGAGACCAAGTTCGAGACATGGACCTGACGTCGCAAAGATCCACCATGCCGGTCGGCGGTCCCCTGCAG gGTGGCTCGTCCTCTAACCTGAACATGAACCTGTACGCCACCAAGAAGACTGCGGCCGAGGGCATGCTGGACATTGCTCTCTTCCTAGCGAACATCACACACATGAAGACAGTCATCGAGCAAGGTGCGGGATACAG ATACTACGCAGCCGTCCTGACTCTCATCTCCTTCTCACTGGGTCTCCAGATAGTCGCCGGGATCCTGATCATAATCATAG CACGCAGGGACCTGAACGTGGTGTCCAATCAGAAACGGTTGGACTACCTGAACAACGTAGCCACTGGGGTCATCTTCGTCACCACGGTGATCAACTTCTTCATCAGCTTCTTCGGGTCCAAGAGGACGGGCTTCTTCCGTTGGCTGCTCGCTCGGCTTCActtctga
- the LOC119116918 gene encoding ninjurin-2-like isoform X3, producing the protein MQGLGKTDRGDQVRDMDLTSQRSTMPVGGPLQGGSSSNLNMNLYATKKTAAEGMLDIALFLANITHMKTVIEQGAGYRYYAAVLTLISFSLGLQIVAGILIIIIARRDLNDEANHKRLDSLNNSATVVIFLVFVTNIFISVFGMERTGLFARMHF; encoded by the exons ATGCAGGGGCTCGGAAAGACAGACCGCGGAGACCAAGTTCGAGACATGGACCTGACGTCGCAAAGATCCACCATGCCGGTCGGCGGTCCCCTGCAG gGTGGCTCGTCCTCTAACCTGAACATGAACCTGTACGCCACCAAGAAGACTGCGGCCGAGGGCATGCTGGACATTGCTCTCTTCCTAGCGAACATCACACACATGAAGACAGTCATCGAGCAAGGTGCGGGATACAG ATACTACGCAGCCGTCCTGACTCTCATCTCCTTCTCACTGGGTCTCCAGATAGTCGCCGGGATCCTGATCATAATCATAG CCCGGCGAGACCTCAACGACGAGGCCAACCACAAGCGCCTGGACAGCCTCAACAACAGCGCCACCGTCGTCATCTTCCTTGTCTTCGTTACCAACATCTTCATTTCTGTTTTTGGGATGGAGCGCACGGGCCTCTTTGCCAGGATGCATTTTTAA